A genomic segment from Oncorhynchus keta strain PuntledgeMale-10-30-2019 chromosome 7, Oket_V2, whole genome shotgun sequence encodes:
- the LOC118386357 gene encoding 1-phosphatidylinositol 3-phosphate 5-kinase-like isoform X3, with translation MDSVRSWLRAFNNRIARPRSSDMEAEDKSSSSRLDCSVKPPISPGSPSHLTHFKPLTPEQDEPPLRSAYSSFVNLFRFNKEEGRPPSVTEKPDVALTSTTGERGSWTSPAHSIHGSGTHRKQHPNLLRRTSTASEGRRKPETPLSTHDPRTAVQLRTALKRLKEIMEGKSQDSDLKQYWMPDSQCKECYDCNEKFTTFRRRHHCRLCGQIFCSRCCNQEIPGKFMGYTGDLRACTYCRKIALSYSQSADSGSIGEDLSALSDSSVSSVCILEPSEPRTPVGGRKSSRNIFLEEDLAWQRVEETEERDTLCALHPPCPLPPCPLPSACPFLPLYTGLIHQESQSRGMNSRLTGLQEDGGKSPIRKRSASVTNLSLDPSGSSMLPSYDSSVSPQTSRTMPKPDHSEEERKILLDSSQLKDLWKKICNNSTGMEFQDHRYWLRTYPNCIVGKELVNWLLRSGTISTRAQAIAIGQAVVDGRWLDCVTHHDQLFRDEYALYRPLQSTEFSETPSPDSDSVNSLEGHSEPSWFKDIKFCDSDTDQVADENDYVTANSSNPSKRTSVSSFQSAVDSDSAASINLNMEQDNVNFHIKKQSKYPHVPPLPKEQKEYLVSEDGGQNISISDAFIKESLFNRRVEEKANEVLFTPLGWHHSSLDQLREENGEKEAMERLLSANHSHMMALLQQLLYSESLCLSWRDIIVPVVRQVVQTVRPDVRSCDDDMDIRQLVHVKKIPGGKKFDSAVVNGFVCTKNIAHKKMNSYIKNPKILLLKCSIEYLYREETKFTCIDPIVLQEHEFLKNYVQRIVDVRPNLVLVEKTVSRIAQDMLLEHGITLVINVKPQVLDRVSRMTQGDLVMFMDQLLTKPRLGTCQKFYLHSFQLANNELKTLMFFEGCPPQLGCTIKLRGASEYELARVKEIIILMVCVAYHSQLEISFLMDEFAMPPSLAKTSFPCLLESTTVEEEESQEIETDQSTLFQGGETVLGDEEENSVSESSSPKDVEVVKVAKTQLLSSSSSLVAEGMESAEVMTSTPLPNPLAPPPPYLIDDLEELTDEIGLEQGEEAEGRSGSGVLGRGESQEESSASEMAPRLFRDPLQDDTGLFVTEQVASTDDHLRTLTAGFKQELKDIILCVSPFITFREPFLLSPAGLRCPSRDYFPQQVYLSPLLNKDFKELDGRRKRQLLKDSTPSGGGMANGGPRTIQVLPSHRLTSARIAEHLGSSQDLAKMLADYRAQGGRLRQEEADPFAQPLPQPPVREALPSKHPVKADSEEEKPAGQNDMTWASKLDCLNPVNHQRLCVLFSSSSAQSNNAPNPCVSPWMVTMEFYGKNDLTLGIFLERYCFRPSYQCPSMFCETPMVHHVRRFVHGSGCVQIVLKELDSPVPGYQHTILNYSWCRICKQVTPVVPLSNDSWSMSFAKYLELRFYGHQYTRRANAEPCGHSIHHDYHQYFSYNQMVASFSYISVRLLEVCLPPPKIFIRNQGPSKGRMQQDLKDFSQKVTQVYLAIDDRLTSLKTDTFSKTREQKMEDLFAQKDMEEADLHSWIEKLQARLQACGSDSPQQLQTVLESVVVKKQSLCETLQSWNSRLQDLFQQEKGRKRLSVPASPGRHRQTDDSKPSALESSPRNPSPLVQNADKEDRHLTAMPSSWGSSLLALPSPGEPGSEPLSSGPCFPDQDSVSIPEDVFDGHLLGSNDSQVKEKSTMKAILANLMPGNSYNSIPFPFEPDKHYLMYEHERVPIAVCEREPSSIISFALSCKEYKSTLDELWKTTLKTGGEDTTLSTSSGESRVKNSPAKPNETASSQMGLGRSSMDSEPLKDADIGDNHKKSTGNPHIELQFSDANAKFYCRIYYAEEFHKMREEIMESTENDFVRSLSHCVNWQARGGKSGAVFYATEDDRYILKQMPRLEVQSFLDFAPHYFTYITGAVQQKRPTALAKILGVYRIGYKNSQNNSEKKLDLLVMENLFYGRKMAQVFDLKGSLRNRNVKTESGKESCEVVLLDENLLKLVHDNPLYIRAHCKAILRAAIHSDAYFLSSHLIIDYSLLVGRDDATDELVVGIIDYIRTFTWDKKLEMVVKSTGILGGQGKMPTVVSPELYRARFCEAMDKYFLMVPDHWTGLGVNC, from the exons GAGCAGTGACATGGAGGCTGAGGACAAATCCTCCTCCTCTAGGCTGGATTGCAGTGTGAAGCCTCCCATCTCCCCTGGCAGCCCATCTCACCTGACACATTTCAAACCCCTGACTCCAGAGCAGGACGAGCCTCCGCTCCGATCAGCCTACAGCTCCTTCGTCAACCTGTTCCGCTTCAATAAAG AGGAGGGGCGGCCGCCCTCGGTGACAGAGAAACCGGATGTGGCTTTGACGTCAACCACTGGGGAGCGTGGGAGCTGGACCAGCCCAGCACACTCCATCCACGGCTCTGGGACCCATAGGAAACAACACCCCAACCTGCTCCGTAGAACATCCACtgcctcag AGGGCCGTAGGAAACCAGAAACCCCCCTGAGCACTCACGACCCCCGTACGGCTGTTCAGCTCCGCACTGCTCTGAAAAGACTCAAGGAGATCATGGAGGGAAAGAGCCAG GACAGTGACCTGAAGCAGTACTGGATGCCAGACAGTCAGTGTAAAGAGTGCTACGACTGCAACGAGAAGTTCACCACCTTCCGCCGCCGACACCACTGTCGGCTTTGCGGACAGATCTTCTGCAGCCGCTGCTGCAACCAGGAAATCCCTGGCAAGTTTATGGGCTACACGG GAGACCTGCGGGCCTGCACCTACTGCCGTAAGATCGCTCTGAGCTACTCCCAGTCTGCAGATTCTGGCTCCATTGGAGAGgacctgtctgctctgtctgacTCCTCCGTCAGCTCCGTCTGCATCCTGGAACCCAGCGAGCCTCGCACCCCGGTCGGAGGACGCAAGTCCAGCCGTAACATCTTCCTAGAGGAGGACCTGGCCTGGCAGAG AGttgaagagacagaggagagagacacactaTGCGCTCTTCACCCCCcatgtcctctccctccctgcccacTCCCCTCCGCCTGTCCTTTTCTTCCCCTGTATACTGG TTTGATTCACCAGGAGTCTCAGAGCAGAGGTATGAATTCTAGACTGACTGGGCTTCAAGAGGATGGAGGCAAGTCCCCAATAAGGAAGCG GTCAGCCAGTGTGACCAACCTGTCCCTGGACCCGTCTGGCTCCTCCATGTTGCCCTCCTATGACAGCTCAGTGAGCCCCCAGACCAGTAGGACCATGCCCAAACCTGACcacagtgaagaggagaggaagatactGCTG GACTCGTCCCAGCTCAAAGACCTGTGGAAGAAGATTTGTAACAACAGTACTGGCATGGAGTTCCAGGACCACCGCTACTGGCTCCGTACATACCCCAACTGCATTGTGGGGAAGGAGCTGGTCAACTGGCTGCTGAGGAGTGGAACCATCTCCACCAG GGCCCAGGCGATAGCCATTGGTCAGGCTGTGGTAGACGGTCGTTGGTTGGACTGTGTCACTCACCACGACCAGCTGTTCAGGGATGAGTACGCTCTCTATCGCCCCCTCCAG AGCACAGAGTTCTCTGAGACCCCGTCTCCTGACAGTGACAGTGTCAACTCTCTGGAGGGACACTCAGAACCCTCCTGGTTCAAAGACATCAAGTTTTGCGACAGTGACACAGACCAGGTGGCTGACGAGAATGACTATGTCACGGCCA ACTCATCCAACCCCAGTAAGAGGACGTCAGTCAGTAGTTTCCAGTCAGCGGTGGACAGTGACTCTGCTGCTTCCATCAACCTCAATATGGAGCAGGACAACGTCAACTTCCACATCAAGAAACAGTCCAAGTACCCCCATGTACCACCGCTCCCCAAGGAGCAGAAAG AGTACCTGGTTTCAGAGGACGGAGGACAGAATATCTCCATCAGTGACGCTTTCATCAAAG AGTCCCTGTTTAACCGTCGTGTGGAGGAGAAAGCTAACGAGGTGCTGTTCACTCCTCTGGGCTGGCACCACAGCTCCCTGGACCAGCtcagagaggagaatggagagaagGAGGCCATGGAGAGGCTACT CTCTGCCAACCACAGCCACATGATGGCGCTGCTGCAGCAGCTGCTGTACAGCGAGTCCCTGTGCCTCTCCTGGCGTGACATCATCGTTCCTGTGGTGAGGCAGGTAGTGCAGACGGTGCGGCCGGACGTTCGCAGTTGTGATGATGACATGGACATCAGACAACTGGTTCACGTCAAGAAG ATTCCTGGAGGGAAGAAGTTTGACTCTGCGGTGGTGAATGGCTTTGTCTGTACCAAGAACATTGCTCACAAAAAA ATGAACTCGTACATCAAGAACCCCAAGATCCTGCTTCTGAAGTGTTCTATAGAGTATCTctacagagaggagaccaagTTCACCTGCATTGACCCCATTGTGCTTCAG GAGCATGAGTTTCTGAAGAACTATGTTCAGCGTATAGTGGACGTGCGTCCCAACCTGGTGCTGGTAGAGAAGACCGTGTCTCGTATCGCTCAGGACATGCTGCTGGAGCACGGCATCACACTGGTTATCAACGTCAAACCG CAAGTCTTGGACAGGGTGAGTCGTATGACCCAGGGGGACCTGGTCATGTTCATGGACCAGCTGCTCACCAAGCCTCGACTGGGAACCTGCCAAAAGTTCTACCTACACTCCTTCCAGCTGGCCAACA ATGAGTTGAAGACTCTGATGTTCTTTGAGGGCTGCCCTCCCCAGCTAGGCTGTACCATAAAGCTTCGCGGGGCGTCTGAGTACGAGCTGGCCCGGGTTAAAGAGATCATCATCCTCATGgtgtgtgtggcctaccactcccAGCTAGAGATATCCTTCCTCATGGATGAGTTTGCCATGCCTCCCAGCCTGGCCAAGACCAGCTTCCCCTGTCTCCTGGAGAGCACTACcgtcgaggaggaggagagccaGGAAATTGAGACCGACCAGAGCACCCTCTTCCAGGGAGGAGAGACTGTGCTAGGGGACGAGGAGGAGAATTCTGTATCGGAATCCTCCTCGCCTAAAGATGTCGAGGTTGTCAAAGTTGCCAAGACCCAACTcctgtcctcctcatcctccctggTGGCCGAGGGGATGGAGTCAGCAGAGGTCATGACCTCCACGCCGTTGCCCAATCCCCTGGCGCCGCCACCACCCTACCTAATTGATGACCTGGAGGAGTTAACAGATGAGATTGGGctggagcagggggaggaggcTGAGGGGCGGAGCGGGTCAGGGGTTCTGGGGAGGGGTGAGTCGCAGGAGGAGAGCTCTGCTTCGGAGATGGCCCCCAGGCTGTTCAGAGACCCCCTGCAGGATGACACAGGGCTGTTTGTCACAGAGCAG GTGGCCTCGACGGACGACCATCTCAGGACGCTGACGGCAGGCTTCAAACAGGAGCTGAAGGACATCATCCTATGTGTCTCCCCCTTCATCACTTTCAGAgagcccttcctcctctcccccgctGGTCTACGCTGCCCCAGCAGAGACTACTTTCCTCAACAG GTGTACCTCTCCCCACTGCTCAACAAGGACTTCAAAGAACTAGACGGTCGACGTAAGCGACAACTCCTCAAAGACTCCACCCCATCAGGTGGAGGCATGGCCAACGGAGGCCCTCGCACCATCCAGGTGTTACCCTCCCACCGCCTTACCAGTGCCCGCATCGCAGAGCATCTGGGCAGCAGCCAGGACTTGGCCAAGATGCTGGCAGACTACCGTGCCCAAGGAGGCCGACTCCGACAGGAGGAGGCAGACCCCTTCGCCCAGCCCCTACCCCAGCCACCGGTCCGGGAGGCTCTGCCGTCCAAGCACCCCGTCAAGGCTGATAGTGAGGAGGAGAAGCCAGCGGGACAGAACGACATGACCTGGGCCTCCAAG CTGGACTGCCTGAACCCAGTGAACCATCAGAgactctgtgttctgttcagcAGCTCCTCTGCCCAGTCCAACAACGCCCCCAACCCTTGCGTCAGTCCCTG GATGGTCACGATGGAGTTCTACGGAAAGAATGACCTCACACTAGGAAtattcctggagagatactgtttCAG gccGTCCTATCAATGCCCCAGTATGTTCTGTGAGACTCCCATGGTGCACCATGTGCGGCGGTTTGTCCATGGCAGTGGCTGTGTTCAGATCGTACTGAAGGAGCTGGACTCTCCTGTGCCTGGATACCAACACACCATCCTCAACTACTCCTGGTGCCGCATATGCAAACAG GTGACTCCTGTGGTGCCCCTGTCTAATGACTCGTGGTCCATGTCCTTTGCTAAGTACCTGGAGCTGAGGTTCTATGGTCACCAGTATACCAGGAGGGCTAATGCTGAGCCCTGTGGCCACTCCATCCACCATGACTACCATCAGTACTTCTCCTATAACCAGATGGTGGCCTCCTTCAG CTACATCTCAGTGAGACTGCTAGAGgtctgcctccctcctcctaaGATCTTCATCAGGAACCAGGGGCCCTCCAAGGGCCGGATGCAGCAGGACCTCAAGGACTTCTCACAGAA GGTGACTCAGGTGTACCTGGCCATAGATGACCGCCTCACCTCCCTGAAGACGGACACCTTCAGCAAGACACGCGAGCAGAAGATGGAGGACCTGTTTGCACAGAAAGAT ATGGAGGAGGCAGATCTGCACAGCTGGATAGAGAAGCTGCAGGCTCGTCTCCAGGCCTGTGGTAGTGACTCCCCCCAGCAGCTCCAGACTGTACTGGAATCAGTGGTAGTGAAGAAACAGAGCCTGTGTGAAACACTGCAGTCCTGGAACAGCAG GCTGCAGGACCTGTTCCAGCAGGAGAAGGGCAGGAAGCGTCTGTCTGTCCCAGCCAGCCCTGGGAGACaccgacagacagacgacagCAAG CCAAGTGCTCTGGAGTCCTCTCCACGCAACCCCTCCCCTTTAGTGCAAAATGCTGACAAAG AGGATCGTCACCTCACTGCCATGCCCTCAAGCTGGGGGTCGTCATTGCTAGCGTTACCGTCACCAGGGGAGCCAGGCTCAGAACCCCTCTCGTCTGGACCCTGCTTTCCTGACCAGGATTCCGTCAGTATCCCAgagg ATGTGTTTGATGGACACCTGTTGGGCTCCAATGACAGCCAGGTGAAAGAGAAGTCCACCATGAAGGCCATTCTAGCCAACCTGATGCCAGGCAACAGTTATaactctatcccattcccatT TGAACCAGACAAGCATTACCTGATGTATGAGCATGAGAGAGTGCCCATCgccgtgtgtgagagagaacccAGCTCCATCATCTCATTCGCTCTCAG CTGTAAGGAGTATAAGAGTACTCTGGATGAACTGTGGAAAACAACATTGAAGACAGGAGGCGAGGACACCACCCTGTCCACCAG CTCTGGAGAGAGCCGGGTCAAGAACAGCCCAGCCAAGCCCAACGAGACCGCCTCCTCCCAGATGGGTCTGGGCCGCAGCAGCATGGACTCTGAGCCTCTTA AAGATGCAGACATAGGAGACAACCATAAGAAGTCGACAGGAAACCCTCATATTGAATTAC aGTTCTCTGATGCCAACGCTAAGTTCTACTGTAGGATCTACTATGCTGAGGAGTTCCACAAGATGAGAGAGGAAATAATGGAGAGTACGGAGAATGACTTTGTTCGCTCGCTGTCCCACTGTGTCAACTGGCAGGCCCGCGGTGGCAAGTCTGGGGCTGTCTTCTATGCCACCGAAG ATGACCGATACATTCTGAAGCAGATGCCCAGACTAGAGGTTCAGTCCTTCCTGGACTTTGCCCCTCACTACTTCACCTACATCACTGGAGCCGTGCAGCAGAAG CGGCCCACTGCCCTGGCTAAGATCCTGGGTGTGTACCGGATCGGCTACAAGAACTCCCAGAACAACTCTGAGAAGAAGCTGGACCTTCTTGTCATGGAGAACCTGTTCTATGGCAGGAAGATGGCCCAGGTGTTCGACCTCAAGGGCTCTCTGAGGAACCGCAACGTCAAGACCGAGTCTGGGAAGGAGAGCTGTGAG GTGGTTCTGCTGGATGAGAACCTACTGAAGCTGGTCCATGACAACCCTCTGTACATCAGAGCCCACTGCAAGGCCATCCTCAGGGCTGCTATCCACAGTGATGCCTACTTCCTGTCTAGTCACCTGATCATAGACTACTCTCTGCTGGTTGGACGAGACGACGCCACAGACGAGCTGGTGGTGGGAATCATAG ATTACATACGGACATTCACATGGGATAAGAAGCTGGAGATGGTGGTGAAATCCACAGGGATCCTGGGAGGGCAAG GTAAGATGCCCACGGTGGTCTCTCCAGAGCTGTACCGAGCCCGGTTCTGTGAGGCTATGGACAAATACTTCCTCATGGTGCCTGACCACTGGACAGGGCTGGGGGTCAACTGCTGA